The DNA region GAATGTTCAGGATCCCCAGCTCGCCGACGAGATGGTAGCAGATTACACAGGGGCATACAACCTTACGAGCGGAACACGTATCAATGGCCTTGGGGCCGATGGCTTTTCGTTCCTCAACACTGCTACGAATGGCAATCTTGGCGCAGCGGTCTTAGCGCTGAACACCACGGGACGAGTCAACATCCAGGTAACCTGGACCGGCGGCACGGTAGCGACGGGGGCACGCGAATATCGGATTCGGCTGCAGTACCGGATTGGTACGACGGGTAGCTTTACTGACGTCCTCGTCGGAGGCCAGCCAGTGGAGTACGTAGCCAGTCAGACAGCGGGGCATTCGCAGACGTTTGGCCCGATTACGCTACCAGCAGCCGTGGAGAATCAACCCGTGGTGCAGCTTCGGTGGAAATACTACTACGTGCCGCCGGCAACGGGAACGCGCCCACAGTTGCGCGTAGATGACATCTTCGTGACGAGCGTCCCTGCAGCGGGGCTGCCGACACGGCTGTCCATCACAGAGATCGTGCCATCTACGCCCTCAGCCCACACCCCTTTCTCCGTCACTGTGCGGGCTGAAGATGACAACGGCATCCCGCGGAACGTTACGCAGAACACTACAGTAGTGCTCTCGGTGGCTACGGGAACGGGAACATTGAGCGGAACGCTCACGGGCGTTATCTCGGCTGGGACGAATACAGTCGTGATCTCTGGGGTTCGGTACTCAGTAGCGGAATCGGGCGTGCGGCTGCGGGCGAGCCGTACGGCGGGACAGCTCCTCGCTGATGGTGTCAGCGCACCATTTACAGTCCTACCGCGGGCGTCTCATTTAGCCATCACTGCGGCACCAACTGTAGGGTATGCAGGTGTTCCGCTACCGCCGCTCACGGTGGAGGCTCGCCGGCCTGACGGTACTGTAGACCCTAACTACCCGGAGGTGCTGACGGTGACGAAGGTCTCAGGCCCGGGTACCCTGAGTGGAACGCTTTCCAGGACGCCGACGAACGGGGTAGCAAGCTTCACAGACCTGGTACTCGATCAGCCGGGGACATACGTTCTGAGAGTTTCCTCTCCGGACCTACCGGCAGTGCAGACGGCGCCGTTCACCGTACTGCCGTTACCCCAGATGAGTGAGCTCATCGTGCCACAGTACATGAAGTCACTCAGCGCCACGTTGCGGCTTCCCACGTGGGCGTTGGTGGAGCTGACGGATTTGCAGCCTAACACGACATACCGCTACTTTGCCGGTGGTGATACTTCGACAACTACCACGGGGGTGGGGGCGGGGATCACCATCTTCTACGATGCCATACGCGACAGCTTCTACTACAACCCGTTGCGTTCGCTGACTACCCCAGGCCAATACTCTGTCTTCCGCACTGGGCCGGGGCAGACCAGCGTACGGCTGTGGTTGAACCTAATCCCAAGTACCAACATCCGCTTTGCGGAGGGCAACCGGATCTACTGGCTTCTGTTCCTGGGCGACAGCGTAGGCAACTTAATCCGTCGCTTCAGTGGTACGCTCTTCATGCGGACACTGGAATTCGGCAGCGAGCCGTCCCGGGCCACTGGCTTAGCAGATCGGCGCAGTTGTGTGCTGCCGAAGCGTATCCTCTGCTTCTACGACAATGAAGCGGGGACAGGGCGTCCAATCGCCACAGCAATGGTGCAAGATGAAGGACTCTTGCTGCCTGGTGGAGCGCCATTCTATGCAGCTCTAGATTCCGTCCGTGGCGCGTGGGCAACACTCATCCCGAACACTCTGCCAACGGGGATCCGACGGATCGAGGAGCGCCGGTTTGAGGATGGAGCCTTGGTGAACTACTGGACTTCTCCCGACGGGCGATGGCTGAACGTCTCCACGGTCAATCCCTCTGGCGGCTCAGCGAATCCAATCTACATTGAGACGCCATGCCTTCGGATCGTAGAGCCGTCGTCGGGTGCGCAGTGGTGTGGCGGGAACGTGCATCAGATCCGATGGGAGGCGCGCGGGGTAAGGACAGTGCGGATAGAGTTGTCGCGCGATAGTGGGCGTACCTATCAGGTCATTGCGACTGGCGTTCTGGCGGCAGCTGGGAGTTTTGCCTGGAGTGTGCCTGACACGGAGAGTGTGGGGACCGTCTACCGGATTCGCGTAGTAGATGAAGCCCGTCCGTGGTATGCTGATACCAGCGCACTCTTCACAATCAATGCTCCCCCGCGTATTCTGGAACAGCCCCGATCGGTGCTGGTGTGCATAGGCGGGCCGATAGAGCTACGCTTGAGAGCTACGGGTACGGGCCTTCGCTTCCAGTGGTACCGAGAAGGCAAGCCGATTCCAGGGGCGACTTTCCCCATCCTTCGGATTCAGGAGTCGGCCTATGAGCTGGGAGGAGCTTATTGGTGTGTAGTTACGGGGGTCGGGACGTGCCCGCCGGAGACCTCTGCAATAGCCTACGTCTATGTGGTTGGGCCGACACGCATCACGCAGCAGCCAACAGACCAGGCCGTTCCTCTTGGCGAGACGGTCTACTTGAGGGTGGAAGCTGAGGTAGTGGATGGCCGCTACCAGTGGCGCCGTGGTGGTGTTCCGTTACGAGAGAGCGACAGGATCACGGGGGTAAACTCGTCGCTGCTGACGATTCGCCGTGTCCAGCCATCGGACACGTTGGGGACCTACGACGTTGTCGTGATCGGACGGTGCGGGCGTGACAGTTCTCGGCCCGTCCGAATTACACTGCTGCGCGTCAGCTTCGCGGAGCAGCCCCGCGGGGGTAACATCTGTGCTGGGGATGTCCTTCGATTGCGCGGCTTGGCTATCTCTGTGCCCTCAGGGTTGCCAATCCGCTACCAGTGGTTCAAGGATGGGGTACCACTGCGTGACGGTGGCCGCATCAGTGGTGCAACCACCGAGGAACTCCGGATCTTCCCTGTGCTGACTAGTGACTCCGGAACCTACCAGCTCCATGCTGCGATTGAGGGTGCTGAAGCCTTCTCGGCACCAGCACTTGTGGATGTGCTGGAAGCTCCTACAGCCCAGGCAGAGTTAACACTGCCGAACAGCCTCTGCCGAGGCGATGTGCTGACCTTCACACTCCGACAGCCAGGGAAGAGGCTTCGGTACGTTCTGCTCTGCAATGGACGTCCCGTGACGGGTCCACGGCCTGTTGGACAGCCAGTGGCTGTGCTCATCACTGACACCACCGTCGGAGAATACCGCTACGTCGTCTTCAACGAGTGTGGTTCGGATACGTCGCTACCAGTAGAGGTTGGGCTCAAGCCTGACACCCGAGTTACCCAACAGCCCCAGCGGCAAGTCACAGTCGTGGAAGGGAGTCCGCTCGTGCTGAGCGTCGCTGCTGTGGGGAGTGGAACGTTGCAGTACCAGTGGTACCGAAACGGACAGCCGATTCCCGGCGGAACCTCTGCGACGCTGACGATTCCGGCTGTGCAGCGCCGCGACTCTGGTGCTTACTACTGTGCCGTTCGCGGCGAATGTGGGATTGCACTCTCTGACACTGCCCGGGTAGTCGTGCAGCCAGTTGGGATCAGCGAGGAAACAGCAGAGACGGAGTTCCAGGTTGCGGTAGTGACGCAGCCGGTGCAGCAAGAGGTCACGGTCCGAGTGTGGAATCCTCACGGCATCCGCATTCGGCTGGTGCTCCTCTCCAACCTTGGGCAAACGCTCTGGAATGGCGAGGTTACGCAGGCCGGTGAACGGCTCCTGGCTGTTCCTGTACAGCAGCTCGCCAGTGGTGTGGTGTGGTTTGTCGCTGAGGCGGAAGGACAGTATCAGCGAGTGCCGGTACTGATTGTGCGCTGATGGAGGAGTGATGGGCTGGCGGCTGTATCTGGCCATCGTTGTAGCTGCTGTTACAACGGGTGGTCATCCGTTGAAGTCACAGACGCCACCAATCATTGTCAGCGAGTACTTCAACACCAGCCCGTTGCCGGTGGAGGAGTGGACGGAGCTCCTCGTGCTTGCCGACACGTTGGATCTGCGTGGTTACGTGCTGACCGACAACAACCAGACACAGACTCAGCAGCAGGGGGGTGTCCGCTTTCGGAATGTGCCGCTCTGGAGCCGCTTGCGGGCTGGTACCATCATCGTCATCAACCACCGGGGCTCCCAAGTGGTGGACGCTGACCCGCGCGACGGCTACATCGAGATAGGAGCCCAGAACACGACGTACTTCGAGCAGATCCGGCTGGACAACAACCCTGGCCTGACGTGGGAGGATGTCGCACTCAACGTAGCGCTGCAGGGGGATATTTTGCAAGTGCTGGACCCCCAGGGGCGGCACGTGCATGCCTTGGGGCATCGGGATGTGCCCGGACCCTTCTTTGATTCGCTCCCGCCACCAAAGGTACACCACAACGGTCCATGCCCAAATCCTGGTAGCGTTCGGGTAGTTCCTGGACTGTCCACAGCGGCATACGCGTCCGGCTCAGGGATAGACTCCACAGCAGCACAAACGGAGGACGTCACGAAAGGGCTTCCCAACCAGAGTCCACGACACCGTGACCTCAATCAGTTACTATGGCGTCGGGTTCGGCAGCCGCGCTGGAATGCTCCGGCATTCCAGAGGACTGAGTTGACCACTGCTGGAGTAGTGCTGGAGTGGTCTGCAGCGGAAGATGCTTATCCGCAGGATAGCCTGCAAGGGTACATCGTCGTGCGCGATACTGTCGGGCGACGGAGTGTGCCCGAAGACGGGCGGACGTATGCCGTAGGCGAGCGGATCGGGACAGGGATCGTTGTGGCACAGACCCTAGGTGCTACCCGGCGGGCTGTGGATACGTTCCCCTTCCCCTGCGGAGCTCGCCTGACGTACCATGTCTACGCCTTTCGCTACTGGACCGATAACCGCTTAGGGAATGCCCCAGGGGCTACATTGGCTCGGGGCCGTTCGTATGCGGAAGAGAGCTATGCTGAGGCCACGGTAGAGAAGCCGCTTCCACCAGTGCCGCAGGTGCGTGCCTCTGCCCGAGAAGTCTGTGAAGGCGACAGCATTGTGCTATGGGTAGAGAATGCCGATACGGCGGCGTATCGGTACCAGTGGACACTCAATGGGGTGCAGCTCGTTGGGGCAACGGAGCCACGGCTCGTTGTCCGTACCAGCGGACGATATGCCGTGCAGGCGCGGACAGCACTGGGGTGTGTGACTTCGGCAGAGATTGAGGTACGCGTCCACCCACGGCCTCGGCTCTGGGTAGCGGTAGAGGGTGACTCGCTTCTCTGTCCCGGAGACACGGCGGTGCTGCGTGCTTCAGGAGCGTGGCGGTATCGGTGGTACTACGAAGGGACACCCGTCGACTCCAGCCCAGTCCTGCGGACAACCCGGCCAGGGCGCTACTGGGTAACGGGCTGGAGCGAGGCGGGCTGCATAGGAACTTCTGGGGTCATTGAGCTGAAGCTGCGGCGGGTTGAGCTTGTGGCGGATTCTGCCGTGCTGGATTTCGGAGTCTTAGGTGCGTGCGAGAGCGTCCGAGAGCGCACGGTTCGGCTGACGAACAGGGGGAATGTTCCCGTACTACTGTTTCGTCCCTCGTTGCCCTCGGGGTTTGCGATCGTTGGGCAGAGCTTTCCGGCAGAAGTGCCGGTCGGACAGTCGCTGACCCTTCGCGTACGCTTTGCCCCACCACGCGGTGGGAGCTATGGTGGGGTCGTTCGGTTCCTCACCCTCCCATGCTCGGCCGTTGTGGAACTGTCAGTGCGCGGAGAACGGCAGCCTGGGATTGCCAGCTTTGGAATGGCCGAACTCTCGTTTGGTACGGAGGCCCTCTGTCAGGCTCGTCCGCGGGATACGACGGTGTGGCTGTACAACCAGAGTGGAACGCAGCTGACAGCAGAAGCAGCCCAGGTTGGTACTCCATTTCAGCTTCTCGGTCCAGCCTTCCCCGTGGAGCTCGCTGCCGGAGACAGCATCGCTTTGCGGCTTCGCTATACTCCAGTGATTGGAACCCACGCGCAGGAGCTGGCTGTGGCCGTCAGAGCTGGGCAATGCCAGGATACGGTCCGGGTAAGTCTGACGGCGACAGCAGCGCTGCCTCAAGTGCGTCTCTCGGCCTCCCAGATAGAGCTTCCGGCGCTGCGGGGCTGCCAGGTGGTGGCGGAAACGAGCTTGGTGGTGAGCAACGTAGGCATCCTTCCAGCACGTGTAGAAGTACTGCCTGCGGTGGGTATATCGGTCTTCGGGATGCCGGCAGAGCTACAGCCCTCTGAGAGCCGGACGGTACGCCTACGGGTGGTGCCTCCGGGACAGGGACTGTTCCAGACGGAGGCTTCCTTCGTCGTGAGCCCCTGTGGGGATACCCTGCGCGTCCCGATCCGTGTCCTTGTCGAGGGGGTCACAGCAGGCTTGACTGTCAGCGGGGTTGATTTTGGGACCGCCGTGTGGTGTGGAAGTCTGGATACTGTAGAGCAGGCGGTTGAATTCCGCACCAACGCTCGCGACGTAAGGCTTGTTGGGTACGAACTCGTTGGGGATGCAGAAGCCTTCTCGGTGGAGTGGTCTGCTGGGACACTCCTTGCCGACGGGCAGTCCATCCACGTGCGCTTCCATCCCAGGCGAGAGGGACGGTACCGAGCAGAGCTGGAGTATCGGCTGCAGGTAGATACCTGTGTGCTCATCCAGCGCCTGACGCTGCAGGGAGCTGCACAGGCCGTTGGGTATGAGCTCAGTGCCGATGCTACTGATTTCGGGCAAGTTAGCCTCGGGCAGCGGGGCCAGCGGACATTGCGAATTCGGAATCCGAATCCCTTCCCCATCGTGTTGAGCGCTGTGGAGGGCATCGTACCACCATTCGGGCTTGAAGCCCCTCCTCGGCTCCCCGATACCCTCGCTGGCGGAGAGGAACGCTGGCTGCGGCTCTTCTACGCTCCCGCGCAAGCTCCGCGGCGAGATACTCTCCAGCTGCTGCTCCGATGGGCGGAACCCTGTGATACAGCACTACAGCTCACCTTCATTGGAGAGGCCGTGGAAGCGGCAGTCCGTCCAGCGCGGCTGTGGCTGGGGATGCCGGTCTTGCGAGCCAAACCAGGCGAGCAAGTGGTCATTCCTATCAGTGCGGTCCTGGAGGACAGTGGGGCTACAGTGGCCGTGAGCTTCCTCAGACTTCGGCTCCGGTATGACTGGCGGCTCTATGCAGTGCAGCACGTGGAGGGGGCTTCTACTCTGCGATGGCGAGAGCAGCGCCCGGGCGAGCTCCTCGTAGAGGCGGACTTTCCCGAAGGCCTACTGCAGGAAGTCCCTTTCCGTGTCGTTGGCAAGGCGCTATGGCATCCCCAGATTCAGACGCCGTTGGAGCTACTCAGTGATAGCATTCGTGCTACTCGACTGGTCCTGCTCTCCACCCGGGCCGGGATGTTAGTAGTGGATAGCCTCTGCCTTGCTCAGCAGCGTCGCTTCGGCACCGGAGCAGCGACCTCAATCTGGGTAGAGCGAGATGGCGATTGCCTGAGGCTCGTTCTCTTGCTTGGCTCGGACGAGGGGGCTGACATGAGGGTTGTAGACCTCTTCGGTCGCGAAGTGTTCCGGTGGCGTGCCGACAGTGGACGTGCTGGGCAGCGGGTAGAATTCAGGCTCCCATGCACACAGATGGCGTCCGGGATCTACACAGCGGTTGTTAGGCAGCCTGACAGCCCACCGAGAGCAGTGCGTTTCCTCTGGATGCCGTGAGTCCTCCTGTCACGGAGCGCAGCACGGAGGCCTGCGGAGGAGGGGTCCCTGGTACTCTACTACGTCTGCAAAGAGGTCTATCCGGCGGACTACGTCCAGTTCGTAGTAGTCATCAACCCGCTCAGCTGTGTACGCAGGTCTTCTGGGGATCACAGTGGGGTCGTACTGTCGCCCTTCGGCGAGGAAGATGATAGGCGTCTGGCGGATGCGGCGCTGGAACTCCTCTACGGACTCTGTATCCGTTGGCAACAGGATCTGCCCGTTCCTTCGGAGGGCAGTGAAGAGACTGTCCTCCTGAAGGCGCTGGAGAAGCTCGCGGAAACCGAAGAAAGCGCGGAGCTTAGAGAGGGTGTCATTGTCACGTCCCACAAGGCTTGCACCAGGCAGGACGACAATCGGGTAGAGCCGAATCTGGCCTGAAGCGGAGTCGTAGGAGCCGCCAATGTAGCTTACTACCTCACTGCCGCGGTAGTCTCCACGAATGATCGGGCGGAAGTCGCTGTAGGCAGCTAACGTGATGATGAGCTTCGCCTGTCCGTTCCGCCGAGCGTTGTAGTCCAGGAATCGGGGGATGATGATGCGGGTAATGCTATCGGCCAGGAGCCGAAGGTTTCGCTCAACAATCCGGGCAAAGAAGGCGTACTCAGAGACACGCTTCTCATAACGTCGCTCTCGCCGCATCCGGAGGGCAGCCGGCTGGACGTACTGGTAGCCGAAGTACTGATTGTCCGGGTGGAGCTCGATGAAGCCGGCATCCTCATACGCTCGGGTTCGAAAGAGAAGTAGGTGGCGTCGGAGGTTCGCCGGGGTGTTGACTTCCCAGAAGGCCGTCTGGTAGTATGGCACACTACGCCGCAAAGGGTCTCTGAGCATCTCAGAGAAGATCCAGGAGCACTGCGGGGGAGTGTACCAGGCGGGGAAGACCCAGACGGTGTCAGAAATGATAGTGTCAGCGGTAATCCCAGCAATCATGAAGCTGCCGGTCCTGCTCCGCTGGGAGAGTGCGAGGCGCTGCCGCGTCGGCGTCCCATCGGCGTCAGTGTAGAAGGTCAGCATTCGCTCTGGGCGTTCGCACGTTAGGGAGTCGTACAGGGAGCCGCCAGCGGCGCTGTAGGGTTTGCTTGGGGCGAGCTCAAAGGTTGCTCGTTGAGCGGTGCGCCGTTCTATGACACGTCCAGAGCCATCGCGTAGCTCCAAGACAGGCTGGGGGACCGGACGAGAGGGGACCTCGGCATCCAGTATGACGATGGAGTAGGTGATCCGAGGCGGCCGGCACTCGAGGACGACGGGGAAAGCGTACAGGTCGATGCCACCAACGTTGCGGATAGAGCGCTGCGGCGAGTGGGGACTGGGCCGTGGCGAGGTATCCCGGTCTGAGGCGAAAAAGAGCCACCGCAGCGAGTCTGGAGTTGCATGCGGGTAAGGGATAGCAGGAGAGAGCTCTGCAGCACGGGTGTTGATCGTGTCTTCTCCCTTCGGGAAAGCCCGCACTGTGCGGACTGCCAGACGTTGGCGAGCGAAGTCCACGTCGAGCTCAGCGATGTAGAGGTCGAAGTCCCCCGTCCGATTGCTGGTGAAGAGGAGGCGTGGACGGTACTCTGGGCAGAAGAGGAATGGGAAGTACTCCTGCGCGGGGGTGTTAACACTGCTGCCTCCAGGGACTTCTGCGAGGTTGCGGGCAGGTGTCCAGCGCCCGCCAACGCGGAAGGCGTAGTAGAGGTCCGCGTTCCCCCAGAGTGTGTCCCCATTCGGAAGCACGGAGAAGGCGTTTGCGAAGGGCCTACTCCACCCACGTTCTGGTGAGGGCGAAGGGACCATGCGATCGGAGGCGAAGATAAGGAGGACCGTGTCTCCACGGGCTCCGATCGTGGGCTGGGCATCCCAGGCTGGTGAGTTGATGGTATCTCCTAACGGGAATGCACGCCAGGTCCCGCCAACGAAGATGAAGCCGAAGAGGTCCATTCCGCCGGAGACGGGAGCTTCAGGCGTGATTGCCCGCTGAGCTGCTGCAATCCCCTCCGTTGGAGAGATGAAAGCAGCCGTCCCCTCGTTTGCAGGCAGGCTCGTCAGCCAGCGCCCAAAACCGGAGGAGTCCAGTAGCGGTGGTTGGAACTGTGGGGAAGGGGTGCTGAGCGCGATAGCGGCAGACCAGAGGTCCTCTGAACCTCGGCGGCTCGATGTGAAGAAGAGCTCGTTTGGGGCGATGGGCCGGAAGCTAGGGGCAAAGTCTGCTGCGGGAGAGTTCACGGGCTCCAAGTTCCCACGTGGACGCTCGAAGCGTGAAGGCGTGGAGCACCCCCACCATAGCGCGACAAGGAGTACTACGGAATGGAGCAAGTGTCTCATGGCGTCCGGCACCCCTCTACTGTGAGCACTTGCGCGAACTTGATTGTGACGCGGTTCAGGTTCGGTGGAAGCGTCCCAGGACGGATGTCTTCGATGAGCACAGCGAACTCCGCTCCACTCTTTGCCCGGTAGTAGTAGACCTCGCCGATACGGACCCGGATGTCTAAAGCAGGCTGGAGGAATGAGCTTAAGAGCTGGACGATGTCCAGTGGCACGGGGACGGTCCCTGTGACATCATTGCCCTGGGCATCCAGTACACGGAGCACAACATCGTCCGTGGCTCGCTGGGTCGGTAGCCCTCTCCCGAAGAGCGAGGCCGAACGGGCCGCTGCGTTCAACTGCCCCAGACGAGCTCGGAGGTAGTTGACGAAGTCCTCTGCACTGGCCGAGAGGAGTGGATCGGGGAGGCGCTCAATCCAGCCAGCAACGCGGATCCATGCCTCTGGCGGGTTGGTTGTGGGGTCTACCTCCACCACCATCCAGTCCCCCTGCATAGTCCAGTTTGGAGGGCGGACCGTGACGGCTTGGGCCGTATACGTCTGGCCCTGGTCCACGAAGCTCTGCTGCCCTAAGACTAAGAGCTGTCCTAAGGCAATGCGATCGTCGTTCGGCAGTGATCCGGAGCTGGCCGGTGTAGAGGGGAAGAGGAAGGTGTGGATGGAGTACGTCGGCACGGGTACACCCCGTGCGGCATCCCAGCGGGGGTCAAACTGCGTAATCGTGGCCTCTCGAACCCTGACGTCCGAGAAGGGATCGGGCTGCAGCTCCGGACAGGTACAGGAGAGGCTCAGCACGAGCAAGGAGCTCAGCATAGTGATAGTGCGGATGTGCATGATCTCCTCACTCCGCAAAGGGACTTCCTCAGAACGTGACGCCGACGCGGAAGAGCCAGGCATTGAGCCGCCGGCTGGAGGGCACATTCTGGAAGCCGAGCAGGTTGGTCTCTTCACCAATCGCAATCGAGCGCCAAGCAACGTCTGCAGCAAGGTCAATCCAAGGGGTCAGCGTAATCTCGACCCCAGCTCCCAAGCCCCAAGTGATAGGTAGGCTGAAATCTACCTGTGGCAGCCGTCCGGAAGCCTCTAGATCGCGGAGGAAGCGGACGCATTTGCTACAGTCTTGTCGCTGCGACAGCCAGAAGCGCGCCATCCGAAGCGTTAGACGGTCCAGGCTAGCGCCGAGCTGTGCGAAGAGATAAGGTCGTATGCATCCACTGACAGGGGCGGTGGAACCAATAGCTTCCTCTATCTGGGCCGAGATCTCTTGGGGGCCATGCATCGGGTCGAAGATAAACCGCTTCTGTGTCTCCCGCCGTACTCGGTGGTTGCCGATCTGGTACCGGACATGGAGGAGCGTTAGCGGACGCCGAAGTAGCTCGCTGCGGAAGGAGTTGTACACAGGAATCCCAGAGCTGTAGAGGAGCCCAATTCCCCACTCGCGGTAGGTTCCTAAGCGTACTCCTGCGGCTACCTCGCCGAGGTAGCGGAGTCGGCCTATGCGGCTGTCGCGGGTGGGAACGTCGCTGTAGAGAGCCGCCGTGCCTCGGAGTTCGAGGAAGTACCATCCAAAAGCCCGCTCCGGACAGCGAATAGTCAGCCCTGGGAGCTCTACGCCCAGCGGTAGACAATCGCACTCACGGGCACGCACGGGGATGGAACGGATTCTGGGGATGCGTTCGGTGACGGCATAGGTTTCCACGATGTCCCAGCCACCGTAGCGGCTCGTGTCCAGCCCAAAGCGGAGGGCAATGTTCTGAAGCTGCACTACTGGGACTTGCCAAAATTGGGGACGCTCACCTTCCGTCTCAGCGGGTCGGAAGAGCAGGATTGTATCATGCCCACCGCGAGGGTTTGGGCGGATCTGGAGTTCTACGGCCGTCCCTCGGACGAAGAAACCGCCGTAGAGCGTGTCCTGGAGTGCATTGCGCCACTGGGAGACGAACTCTGGTCGGATGCGGAGGATGTCGTCGTACTGTGGTGGGCGAGTACATCCAAGGAGTAGTACGGCAGCAACCCAGTACCAGTGCTTCATAGCCCCAACCGGAAGTGAAGTCCAACAAGCCAACTGCGGACGATTGGACGGGCTTCATCCCGCAGGAGGATATTCCACAGTGCATACTGCCCCGAGGCTTCCAGGAACCACGAGCAGCAAGGATCAGAGAAGGGGAAGACAATCCCAGCGCCGATAGCCGTTCCCAGTCCAGCAGGCAAGGCACCGTCGCGGGCATTGATGCCGTTAGCAAGGAGCCCGACGTGGGCATACAGTGGTACCTGGGTAGGATGCCATGGGAAGAAGCGGAGGGCAGCTTCAAGGCTAACGACCTCTTCGTACTTCGGGGGTAGCGGGCGGTGCCGGATCTCGCCAGAGTCGCGCATCTGCAGCCGATAGTAGTGGACGCCTACAAGTCCCCACAACTGGCAGTACTGCCGAGAGCCCAGCACGAGACTGCTGCCGTAACCGATTCGGACCGCATCGTTGACCTCCCTGTACGGTATCCACACTGTAGGACCGATCCCCGTGAAGTTGAGCTGGGCAATTGCGGGAAGGCTCAGTAAGCAGACGAGAAGCAACCTCATTTGCTTTGCCCATCTGTTGTTGACCTGACTTGCGCAGAGATGGGCGTCCGATAAGCTACCGTCGCCCAGTGCCTACATGAGCCCTCTGCCCTCGGGTGACGAGGATAGCTCGTACAGGCAGTGTTGTACCATAAGACCTGCCGCAAAAATACGCTCCATATGCAGCCCTGTGATCGTCGGAGCCAGAATGTTAGCGTGACAGAATTGCAACGAGTTGTGACATTCTAAACACGCCGTTCCAAGAAGACACGCCAGGCTTGATGCAGCCGTCTTAGTAACTATTGTGTCACAGTCATCAGCTTGTGATGGCGAGTTTAGCTGAACTCAAGCAACAATTCCGACAGCGTGATCGGGTCATCCGGGCACTAACCGTTGACGGTGCTTTTCGTGGGGTCGTGGTCAAGAACACCGTCGTAGCGCAGACAGCGCAGTCCCGGCATGGGTTGGAACCCGTTGGAGCTCGCCTGCTGGCGCAGGCTCTGGCGAGCGCCTC from Candidatus Kapaibacterium sp. includes:
- a CDS encoding immunoglobulin domain-containing protein, with the protein product MTWVLTICLCLQAAAQSNPTPFDLSSGHYSLTEWSPTSPAGTYPPNMIFHRTNVQDPQLADEMVADYTGAYNLTSGTRINGLGADGFSFLNTATNGNLGAAVLALNTTGRVNIQVTWTGGTVATGAREYRIRLQYRIGTTGSFTDVLVGGQPVEYVASQTAGHSQTFGPITLPAAVENQPVVQLRWKYYYVPPATGTRPQLRVDDIFVTSVPAAGLPTRLSITEIVPSTPSAHTPFSVTVRAEDDNGIPRNVTQNTTVVLSVATGTGTLSGTLTGVISAGTNTVVISGVRYSVAESGVRLRASRTAGQLLADGVSAPFTVLPRASHLAITAAPTVGYAGVPLPPLTVEARRPDGTVDPNYPEVLTVTKVSGPGTLSGTLSRTPTNGVASFTDLVLDQPGTYVLRVSSPDLPAVQTAPFTVLPLPQMSELIVPQYMKSLSATLRLPTWALVELTDLQPNTTYRYFAGGDTSTTTTGVGAGITIFYDAIRDSFYYNPLRSLTTPGQYSVFRTGPGQTSVRLWLNLIPSTNIRFAEGNRIYWLLFLGDSVGNLIRRFSGTLFMRTLEFGSEPSRATGLADRRSCVLPKRILCFYDNEAGTGRPIATAMVQDEGLLLPGGAPFYAALDSVRGAWATLIPNTLPTGIRRIEERRFEDGALVNYWTSPDGRWLNVSTVNPSGGSANPIYIETPCLRIVEPSSGAQWCGGNVHQIRWEARGVRTVRIELSRDSGRTYQVIATGVLAAAGSFAWSVPDTESVGTVYRIRVVDEARPWYADTSALFTINAPPRILEQPRSVLVCIGGPIELRLRATGTGLRFQWYREGKPIPGATFPILRIQESAYELGGAYWCVVTGVGTCPPETSAIAYVYVVGPTRITQQPTDQAVPLGETVYLRVEAEVVDGRYQWRRGGVPLRESDRITGVNSSLLTIRRVQPSDTLGTYDVVVIGRCGRDSSRPVRITLLRVSFAEQPRGGNICAGDVLRLRGLAISVPSGLPIRYQWFKDGVPLRDGGRISGATTEELRIFPVLTSDSGTYQLHAAIEGAEAFSAPALVDVLEAPTAQAELTLPNSLCRGDVLTFTLRQPGKRLRYVLLCNGRPVTGPRPVGQPVAVLITDTTVGEYRYVVFNECGSDTSLPVEVGLKPDTRVTQQPQRQVTVVEGSPLVLSVAAVGSGTLQYQWYRNGQPIPGGTSATLTIPAVQRRDSGAYYCAVRGECGIALSDTARVVVQPVGISEETAETEFQVAVVTQPVQQEVTVRVWNPHGIRIRLVLLSNLGQTLWNGEVTQAGERLLAVPVQQLASGVVWFVAEAEGQYQRVPVLIVR
- a CDS encoding choice-of-anchor D domain-containing protein, producing the protein MGWRLYLAIVVAAVTTGGHPLKSQTPPIIVSEYFNTSPLPVEEWTELLVLADTLDLRGYVLTDNNQTQTQQQGGVRFRNVPLWSRLRAGTIIVINHRGSQVVDADPRDGYIEIGAQNTTYFEQIRLDNNPGLTWEDVALNVALQGDILQVLDPQGRHVHALGHRDVPGPFFDSLPPPKVHHNGPCPNPGSVRVVPGLSTAAYASGSGIDSTAAQTEDVTKGLPNQSPRHRDLNQLLWRRVRQPRWNAPAFQRTELTTAGVVLEWSAAEDAYPQDSLQGYIVVRDTVGRRSVPEDGRTYAVGERIGTGIVVAQTLGATRRAVDTFPFPCGARLTYHVYAFRYWTDNRLGNAPGATLARGRSYAEESYAEATVEKPLPPVPQVRASAREVCEGDSIVLWVENADTAAYRYQWTLNGVQLVGATEPRLVVRTSGRYAVQARTALGCVTSAEIEVRVHPRPRLWVAVEGDSLLCPGDTAVLRASGAWRYRWYYEGTPVDSSPVLRTTRPGRYWVTGWSEAGCIGTSGVIELKLRRVELVADSAVLDFGVLGACESVRERTVRLTNRGNVPVLLFRPSLPSGFAIVGQSFPAEVPVGQSLTLRVRFAPPRGGSYGGVVRFLTLPCSAVVELSVRGERQPGIASFGMAELSFGTEALCQARPRDTTVWLYNQSGTQLTAEAAQVGTPFQLLGPAFPVELAAGDSIALRLRYTPVIGTHAQELAVAVRAGQCQDTVRVSLTATAALPQVRLSASQIELPALRGCQVVAETSLVVSNVGILPARVEVLPAVGISVFGMPAELQPSESRTVRLRVVPPGQGLFQTEASFVVSPCGDTLRVPIRVLVEGVTAGLTVSGVDFGTAVWCGSLDTVEQAVEFRTNARDVRLVGYELVGDAEAFSVEWSAGTLLADGQSIHVRFHPRREGRYRAELEYRLQVDTCVLIQRLTLQGAAQAVGYELSADATDFGQVSLGQRGQRTLRIRNPNPFPIVLSAVEGIVPPFGLEAPPRLPDTLAGGEERWLRLFYAPAQAPRRDTLQLLLRWAEPCDTALQLTFIGEAVEAAVRPARLWLGMPVLRAKPGEQVVIPISAVLEDSGATVAVSFLRLRLRYDWRLYAVQHVEGASTLRWREQRPGELLVEADFPEGLLQEVPFRVVGKALWHPQIQTPLELLSDSIRATRLVLLSTRAGMLVVDSLCLAQQRRFGTGAATSIWVERDGDCLRLVLLLGSDEGADMRVVDLFGREVFRWRADSGRAGQRVEFRLPCTQMASGIYTAVVRQPDSPPRAVRFLWMP